A region of Bombus huntii isolate Logan2020A chromosome 15, iyBomHunt1.1, whole genome shotgun sequence DNA encodes the following proteins:
- the LOC126873893 gene encoding serine protease nudel-like has protein sequence MRRHRLVYLVQSLILILILSFAGFLIYLAVVSGYIYTAHKIQKTNEQVNLIRNNCPAQQKTINAALQNLHRYLYKDQLDQQNQLHSIALMRESRRKREDANASACKQNMKHCKEVIDSMWSIVSIVNSSVPHLQAFFKNFSTETSPIKSKFVELVECLQCKNDTTTLIEDSDPNIRTSDAGTMQEYADHSQIKNNVDIVTNLLNDEKHDDDKQNLNSDFVDAGTLKTTKVEENIQKSTTTSFKDSFGGNGKGDLNRTTKELETAERISSTTRTTEYKATSASTEVDTINATTNMSTTPKAEETTVRITDQTIGNDDTKRTTDVVKLGDGDVRKIAINPLHPSVHPPNQGHEQKVAEGEGENAGKNFSKPVFRDNYGRIVIKGTKEIPSGMIPTAETIKSSQQLVLTPTISWVSHRVCFYNPNANNNPTKQSGPGETMYPASSPGVSYAYSVQPERQGFQNLDQTQGYVQVQTPAQGLPPQPGPGNFGSSSGQRVGPSGPAILNFPPIPGHQTSANAPANSNSKTPYYCTYIPAPTFQFPAIPGVSEYQRSSVAYDKEEEEGNFVNEKDNKEFLHRYPDECPSNTIRCSDGRRCVSRSQWCDSVVDCYDASDERTCSCRDRISLERLCDGYFDCPRGEDELGCFGCPKNSFSCNDWQNPYTTDTCVPLSQRCDGKRQCASGKDETDCNILTPSYIEGKNLFTIGYTEGYLHKNYKGQWYPVCPPIDAWAKDACISEIGTQIKKAPEIKVHSVPGNAYHGPYLTRVNNQTKLIPSCMNTAIFVRCPRFSCGTTVFSHEDSLRPHILEKEDRAPLQMYDAIIDNESKKIDRKQDDIVGSQLRVVGGRASHPKAWPFLVAIYKDGVFYCGGTILNELWVLTAAHCLEGYVGQYFEVQAGILRQNSFSPMSQSRKARYTVMYSQYNARHLQNDIGMIMLDDPLRFNRWVRPVCLPGPNLLGPMWRNKPEPNTTCIAIGWGTIAEYGLNPDHLREVEVPILASCKYEEDQNDASICAGYLHGGRDACQGDSGGPLLCRNPYSTSQWYVAGVVSHGQGCARPNEPGTYARVSYFLSWIKEISNGRGVPPLRRTPLERCPGFSCDGGKCLPIEARCNRIVDCLNGEDEVNCSHSFLYMQMENTTHDFEPILSTPSIDNFMMSSEIVTTEFTISYDTINNATEESVFTQQENDDSESKGDDISTLTTSTIVYTEPVLPLTPKTFPTVFTCTRLLQTIPIEKRCDRVVDCEDSSDEMNCTCKNYLQNLKRSAICDGYVDCDDLTDEQDCEICAENEFLCKTSKTCVSMAKKCDGNFDCMFKEDELDCFTLTDGQRIYLDGDRRPFLNVQGILTRYIEGKWQPTCHRPRMHKNQSTASIIGQNMCEYFGLANVRSSKSIVVKNSQLERIEWRKGDSTYQKNSSAASLNEKDETCLGLYIHCAAIPSGSMYAHLAIDDRTGNRDYLWPWLAAIFVDGRYRCMALLLDSNWLLSAAKCLENVRLNTSYVAAVLGYGRLFRQINGPHQQVSTIDEVHYVNNSVSILLHLKDRAHFGRHVQPLFVNKTIYLPGAMDTCIAVGTNEAYEIKSVFLKIISENCPSCQRCFVNISNSECSVNPILWSGIIFCRGRKGWYPASVFQDNRGICNFKNAQNMTSIEHVNPYLMEVIDNPRQSVEPICTGFRCNIGQCIPQNRVCDGIPDCRGEEDEDARYCKEFQENCENSVDSCNCMKTQLRCRNGKCVDKSAFCDGKIDCYDGSDEPTICTCVEYLKLTSPERLCDGVRHCLDKTDESPEMCSCKDFSFKCKTTSENDTCIAQDFICDGVKDCPNGDDEATCRMLKLHSNDSKFSIFHFNDSSGEVIRRSYGVWYTECFPSPTMDEEDLTSLCKSMGYSSGIVNNDTVVTDEIMVPKRDEFYAVKMNEMSWMFLRNDKPLITLEKSNETCYRTFVTCS, from the exons ATGAGACGCCATAGACTAGTGTATCTGGTGCAAAGTCTAATCCTCATACTGATTCTGTCTTTTGCTGGATTTCTGATATATTTGGCTGTTGTTTCAG GCTACATCTACACGGCGCACAAAATACAGAAAACTAACGAACAAGTAAATCTCATAAGAAACAACTGCCCTGCACAACAGAAAACGATAAATGCAGCCCTACAAAATCTGCATCGATACTTGTACAAGGATCAGCTTGATCAACAAAATCAGTTGCACTCGATAGCACTGATGCGCGAATCTCGTCGGAAACGCGAAGATGCCAATGCGAGTGCCTGTAAGCAGAATATGAAACACTGCAAGGAAGTGATCGATTCGATGTGGAGCATCGTGAGCATCGTGAACAGCAGTGTGCCGCATTTGCAGGCATTTTTCAAGAACTTTTCTACGGAGACGAGTCCTATCAAATCGAAATTCGTCGAGCTGGTTGAATGTCTGCAGTGCAAGAACGACACGACTACGTTAATCGAAGATTCTGATCCGAATATTCGTACGAGCGACGCAGGAACGATGCAGGAATACGCTGATCATAGTCAGATTAAGAACAACGTTGATATCGTAACTAATTTGTTAAACGACGAGAAGCACGACGACGATAAACAGAATTTGAATAGCGATTTCGTGGATGCTGGTACATTGAAAACGACCAAGGTCGAAGaaaatatacagaaatcgaCTACGACAAGTTTTAAGGATAGTTTCGGAGGTAATGGAAAAGGGGATTTGAATCGAACGACGAAAGAATTGGAAACGGCTGAGAGAAT CTCATCCACGACTAGAACGACGGAATATAAAGCGACGAGCGCGTCCACGGAAGTGGATACGATTAATGCAACGACCAACATGTCGACTACGCCGAAGGCGGAAGAAACAACGGTCAGAATCACCGACCAAACGATCGGAAACGATGATACTAAACGGACCACGGACGTGGTCAAACTAGGCGATGGCGACGTGAGGAAAATTGCGATCAACCCGCTGCATCCTTCGGTGCATCCTCCGAACCAAGGTCACGAGCAGAAGGTAGCGGAAGGGGAAGGTGAAAACG CAGGCAAAAATTTCAGCAAACCGGTCTTCCGCGATAACTATGGAAGAATCGTCATCAAAGGAACCAAAGAAATACCTTCGGGAATGATCCCCACGGCGGAAACGATAAAATCGAGTCAACAGCTAGTACTGACACCAACGATCTCCTGGGTGTCTCATCGAGTCTGTTTCTACAATCCAAACGCGAATAACAATCCAACGAAACAATCGGGTCCAGGTGAAACCATGTATCCAGCATCTTCTCCGGGAGTTTCGTACGCATATTCGGTGCAACCCGAACGACAAGGTTTCCAGAATCTCGATCAAACGCAAGGTTACGTGCAAGTGCAAACTCCTGCACAAGGATTACCACCGCAACCCGGCCCTGGTAATTTTGGATCATCCAGCGGTCAAAGAGTCGGTCCATCGGGCCCTGCGATTCTGAATTTTCCACCTATCCCTGGACATCAAACGTCTGCCAACGCCCCCGCCAATTCTAACAGCAAAACACCTTATTACTGCACGTATATTCCTGCACCAACGTTCCAGTTTCCGGCTATTCCTGGAGTCTCCGAGTATCAGAGATCTTCCGTCGCGTATGAcaaggaagaggaggagggTAATTTTGTTAACGAGAAGGACAACAAGGAATTTCTACATA GATATCCTGACGAGTGTCCTTCCAATACGATTCGATGCAGTGATGGCAGGCGATGTGTATCGAGATCGCAGTGGTGCGACAGTGTGGTGGATTGTTACGACGCTAGCGACGAGAGGACGTGTTCTTGCAGAGATCGAATATCGCTCGAGCGACTTTGCGATGGGTATTTCGATTGTCCGCGTGGGGAAGACGAGTTGGGATGTTTCG GTTGTCCAAAAAATTCATTTAGCTGCAACGATTGGCAAAACCCATATACCACTGATACTTGTGTACCGCTTTCCCAACGATGCGACGGAAAACGGCAATGCGCTAGCGGGAAAGACGAAACGGACTGCAATATTCTCACTCCCTCGTACATCGaaggaaaaaat TTATTCACGATCGGCTACACCGAAGGATATCTCCATAAGAACTACAAGGGCCAATGGTACCCCGTGTGCCCACCGATCGACGCATGGGCCAAGGATGCCTGCATCTCTGAAATTGGCACGCAAATCAA GAAAGCTCCCGAAATAAAAGTGCATTCCGTGCCAGGCAACGCGTATCACGGCCCCTATCTAACACGAGTGAACAACCAAACGAAATTAATTCCCTCGTGCATGAACACAGCGATTTTCGTACGTTGTCCGCGATTCTCGTGCGGAACTACCGTGTTTTCCCACGAGGATTCTCTACGACCGCACATACTGGAAAAAGAGGACCGAGCTCCTTTACAGATGTACGATGCAATTAT AGATAACGAAAGTAAGAAGATAGACAGAAAGCAGGACGATATAGTTGGTTCGCAATTGCGCGTCGTAGGTGGTCGTGCGAGTCATCCGAAAGCCTGGCCGTTTCTGGTGGCCATTTACAAGGATGGCGTTTTTTATTGTGGCGGTACTATTCTGAACGAACTTTGGGTGCTTACAGCTGCTCACTGTCTCGAAGG CTACGTAGGCCAATATTTCGAGGTCCAAGCGGGGATACTTCGTCAAAATTCTTTCTCGCCGATGTCACAATCCAGAAAAGCACGGTACACGGTGATGTATTCGCAATACAACGCTAGACATCTGCAGAACGACATTGGTATGATTATGTTGGACGATCCTCTGCGTTTCAATCGATGGGTGCGACCAGTTTGTCTTCCTGGCCCGAATCTCCTAGGACCCATGTGGAGAAACAAACCAGAACCTAATACAACTTGTATAGCGATTGGTTGGGGTACTATTGCAGAATATGGATTAAATC CCGATCATCTGAGGGAAGTAGAAGTTCCGATATTAGCAAGTTGTAAGTACGAAGAAGACCAGAACGACGCTTCCATTTGTGCTGGATATCTTCACGGAGGTCGTGATGCTTGTCAAGGAGACAGCGGTGGTCCTTTATTATGCAG AAATCCGTACTCGACATCGCAGTGGTACGTGGCAGGCGTAGTTAGTCACGGGCAAGGCTGCGCTCGACCGAATGAACCGGGAACCTATGCGAGAGTCAGCTATTTCCTAAGTTGGATTAAAGAAATTTCCA ATGGTCGAGGTGTGCCTCCTCTAAGGCGCACTCCTTTGGAAAGATGTCCAGGATTCAGTTGCGACGGAGGCAAATGTTTACCGATCGAAGCGCGTTGCAATCGAATAGTCGATTGTTTGAACGGCGAAGACGAAGTCAATTGTAGCCATTCTTTTCTTTACATGCAGATGGAGAACACCACTCACGATTTCGAGCCTATACTATCAACGCCAAGTATAGATAATTTTATGATGTCTAGCGAGATCGTCACCACTG AGTTCACAATATCTTACGATACAATAAACAATGCGACCGAGGAATCCGTGTTTACGCAGCAGGAAAACGATGACTCGGAATCCAAGGGTGACGATATCTCGACTTTGACAACTTCTACTATTGTTTACACTGAACCTGTTTTGCCATTAACACCGAAAACATTTCCTACGGTATTCACTTGTACAAG ATTGCTTCAAACTATTCCAATTGAGAAAAGATGTGACAGAGTGGTGGATTGCGAAGACAGTAGCGACGAAATGAATTGCACTTGTAAGAACTATTTGCAGAATCTAAAAAGAAGTGCTATATGCGACGGTTACGTAGATTGCGATGATTTAACGGACGAACAGGACTGCG AAATTTGTGCTGAGAATGAATTTTTGTGCAAGACGAGTAAAACCTGCGTCTCGATGGCGAAAAAGTGCGATGGAAACTTCGATTGCATGTTTAAGGAGGATGAGCTCGACTGCT TCACGTTGACCGATGGTCAACGTATATATCTCGATGGTGATAGAAGACCATTTTTAAACGTACAAGGAATTCTGACTAGATACATCGAGGGAAAATGGCAACCAACTTGCCATCGTCCCAGAATGCACAAAAACCAATCTACTGCCTCGATCATTGGACAAAATATGTGCGAATACTTTGGTCTTGC AAACGTTCGGTCGTCCAAGTCCATCGTCGTGAAAAATTCGCAACTGGAAAGGATAGAGTGGCGCAAAGGGGACTCCACGTACCAAAAGAACTCATCAGCGGCCTCTCTGAACGAAAAGGACGAAACATGTTTGGGACTTTACATTCACTGTGCAGCGATACCAAGCGGCAGTATGTACGCTCACTTGGCGATCGACGATAGAACCGGAAACCGCGACTACCTGTGGCCCTGGTTGGCTGCCATCTTTGTCGACGGACGCTACCGTTGCATGGCGCTGCTCTTGGACTCGAACTGGTTACTGTCCGCCGCGAAATGTCTCGAGAACGTCAG GTTGAATACAAGTTATGTAGCAGCCGTACTCGGTTATGGTCGATTATTCCGTCAGATAAACGGTCCTCATCAACAGGTATCGACCATCGATGAGGTGCATTATGTGAATAACTCGGTGTCGATTTTATTGCACTTGAAAGATCGAGCCCACTTCGGTCGTCACGTGCAACCATTGTTCGTCAACAAAAC GATTTATCTACCAGGAGCGATGGACACTTGCATAGCTGTTGGAACGAACGAAGCTTACGAGATAAAGTCTgttttcttgaaaattatttctgaGAATTGCCCAAGTTGTCAACGATGCTTCGTGAATATCTCTAATTCCGAATGTTCGGTAAATCCTATTTT GTGGAGTGGCATAATATTCTGTCGTGGCAGAAAGGGATGGTATCCTGCCTCCGTTTTCCAAGATAACAGaggaatttgtaatttcaAAAATGCGCAAAATATGACGAGTATCGAACACGTAAATCCCTATCTGATGGAAGTAATCG ataatCCAAGACAGTCGGTGGAACCAATTTGTACGGGTTTTCGATGCAACATTGGACAGTGTATTCCGCAAAACCGGGTTTGCGATGGTATTCCGGATTGTCGTGGAGAAGAAGACGAGGACGCGAGATATTGCAAagaatttcaagaaaattgtGAAAATAGCGTGGACAGCTGCA ACTGCATGAAGACACAGCTTCGCTGTAGAAATGGCAAATGCGTCGACAAAAGTGCGTTTTGCGATGGAAAAATCGATTGTTACGATGGATCCGATGAACCTACGATATGTACCTGCGTGGAATATCTGAAATTAACATCGCCAGAGCGATTGTGTGACGgcgtacgacactgtctggaTAAAACTGACGAATCACCGGAAATGTGTTCTTGCAAAGATTTCAGCTTCAAATGCAAAAC AACAAGCGAAAACGACACCTGCATAGCACAAGATTTTATTTGCGATGGGGTGAAAGATTGTCCTAACGGTGACGACGAAGCAACGTGTAGAATGTTGAAGCTACATTCAAACGACAG taaattttcaattttccattttaacgATAGCTCTGGAGAAGTGATTCGTCGAAGTTACGGCGTGTGGTACACGGAATGTTTCCCAAGTCCTACCATGGACGAAGAAGACTTGACGAGTTTGTGCAAATCGATGGGATATTCTTCGGGAATCGTCAACAACGATACCGTGGTCACAGACGAGATTATGGTTCCCAAAAGAGACGAATTTTACGCAGTGAAGATGAACGAGATGTCGTGGATGTTTTTAAGAAACGATAAGCCACTGATAACTTTGGAAAAATCCAACGAAACCTGTTACCGTACGTTTGTCACCTGTTCCTAA